TACAAGAGAACTAATTTCGAACATAATCACAGTGTGGAAAGAAAAGCCAAAAGGTTATGAGCTTTTGGTTAAAGGCTATTTATTTGTTATATTTTATTATCTTTTTAATAAAAGATATGTGACAGCAAATTCTACTGACAGAGAGCTTGATTTAAAACTTGAAAAAATAAAGTCCGCGCTTGATTTCATCAATTCCAACTATTCATCTGATATAGATATTGACCTACTCGCAAAGCTTGCAAACCTGAGCAAATTCTATTTTTGTCGTCTTTTTAAGGAGATTACTCATCTTACACCAGTTGATTACATAAATAAGTTCAGGGTTGAAAAAGCAATTGAGCTTATTAAAAACACAAACATGAGTATTTCTGAAATTGCATTTGAAGTAGGATTTAATAATGTGAGCTATTTTATAAAAGTATTTAAAGAGTATGTGGGTGTTACTCCATTCAGATACAAAAAAAATATCTTGTGTTAATATAATTTTCATTTCACTTTTCCTACCAATAGTTGCATTTCTTTTGTAAAAGCAATCATTTTTATTGGATTAGTTTTTTGAGTATCGAAGTTCAAATTTTTTATATTGATTAGAGCAAAGTATTTATACTTTTTTGCAAAAAAGTATGAGAAGTAAAAAAAGGGATTTTGTATAATAAAACTTGATTGTTTTGGACCTCTTTTATAAATAAATAATCGTTTCAAACCAAGTAAGGGAGGAAATTTACAAAATGAAATTTACAGAGGGCCTTTGGCGTGTAAAAGATGGAGTTAAGTTGTATCATCCAGCCCATGTATATGACTACGAAATTTCGAAAGATTCAGTCATAGTTTTTGCCCCAGCTCACTTCATTACAAACAGAGGACAAACTCTGCAGGGTCCTGTTTTCACTATACGCTTTTCGTCACCTTTTAAAGATGTTATAAGAGTACAAATTTGGCACTACAAGGGTCAAAAAAGCAAAAAGCCTTATTTTGAATTTTATAAAGAAGAAGGATATTGTCCTTGCATAGAAGATTTTTCAGATAATATTGTAATAACAAGTGGAAAGCTCAGAGCTGTTATTAATAAAAAAGATGAATGGAAAGTAGAATATTACTATGAAGATAAATATCTCACAAAAAACGGTTATAAATATCTTGGTTATGCAATCATGGCTGATAATAATACTTACATGAGAGAACAGCTTTCTTTGAGTGTTGGCGAATGTGTTTATGGGCTGGGTGAGAGGTTTACCCCTTTTGTTAAAAACGGACAAGTGGTTGATATGTGGAACGAAGATGGTGGTACAATCTCTGAGCTTGCTTACAAAAACATTCCTTTTTACATCACAAACCGTGGTTATGGTGTTTTTGTGAATGATCCAGGGCGTGTATCATTTGAAGTTGCCACTGAGAATGTGGAAAGAGTCCAGTTTTCTGTGGAAGGTGAATATTTAGAGTATTTCATAATTGGTGGCAGCAGCATGAAAAATGTTTTAGAAAATTACACAAAGCTGACAGGAAGACCGCAGCTTCCTCCTGCATGGTCTTTTGGACTTTGGCTTACAACCTCATTTACTACAAACTATGATGAAAAAACAGTTACAAGCTTTATAGATGGAATGATTCAAAAAGATATTCCACTTCATGTATTTCATTTTGACTGTTTCTGGATGAAGGATATGCACTGGGTTGACTTTGAATGGGACAAGAGAGTTTTTCCAGATCCGAAAAATATGCTTGAAAGATTAAAAGAAAAGGGAGTTAAAATTTGTATTTGGATAAATCCTTACGTGTCTCAGTTTTCAAAACTTTTTGATGAGGGAAAAGAAAAAGGATATTTTTTGAAAAAACCAAATGGTGATGTATGGCAGACAGATGATTGGCAACCCGGCATGGCAATTGTTGATTTTACAAACCCCGAGGCGTGCAGGTGGTATTCAGATAAGCTCAAAGAGCTAATTGAAATGGGAGTTGACTGTTTTAAGACAGATTTTGGTGAAAGAATTCCAACAGATGTTGTTTATTTTGATGGTTCAGACCCTCAAAAGATGCACAATTACTACACCTATCTTTACAACAAGACAGTATATGAAACGCTTCAAGAAACGTTTGGCAAGGGAAATGCAGTTGTGTTTGCAAGGTCAGCGACAGCAGGAAGCCAGAAATTTCCTGTGCACTGGGGCGGAGACTGTTTAGCTTCATATGAGTCTATGGCAGAGACACTCAGGGGTGGCCTTTCACTTTCACTTTGCGGGTTTGGTTTTTGGAGTCATGACATAGGGGGGTTTGAGAGTACAGCAACACCAGATCTTTACAAAAGATGGGTAGCATTTGGACTTTTATCTTCTCACAGCAGACTTCATGGAAATTCTGCCTATAAAGTTCCATGGCTTTATGACGAAGAGGCGGTTGATGTACTTAGGTTCTTTACAAAATTAAAATGCAAACTTATGCCATACATCTTTTCAGCGGCTGTAGAGGCAGTAGAGAAAGGAATTCCAGTTTTGAGACCCATGGTATTAGAGTTTCCAGATGACCCAGCATGCGAGTACCTTGATAGACAGTATATGTTAGGAAGTAGCCTCTTAGTTGCTCCAATCTTCTCACCAGATGGCGAGGTTCAGTATTATGTTCCAGAAGGCGTGTGGACAAACATATTGACAGGTGAAAAGATTGTTGGTGGCAGGTGGAGAAAGGAAAAACATGATTATTTTAGCTTGCCGCTTTTGGCAAGGCCAAATTCTATAATTCCAATAGGAAGTTGTGACACAAAGTCTGATTATGACTATGCTCAAAATGTAACATTGAATGTATATGAATTGGAGGATGGGAAGACTGCTTCTGTGACTGTGAAGAATACAAATGGCGAGACAGAACTTGAGTTAGAAGTAATAAGAGAGAAAGATAATATCTCTATAAATGTATTAAAGGATACTCAAAAGCCTTGGAAGTTTATTTTCCATGGACTTAACTTAAAATCTCAATTTAATGCTTTAGTTAGTAAAAAAGAAGATGGATGTGAAGTAGTTTTAGAATCAGCAGACAAAAAAGCACTGTTGAGTGTTGAAAAAACAGAGTTATAATTAGAATTAAAGAAATCTAATGGGTGAGAAAAATGAAACTTTTTTTTACAAATTTAAAAATAAAGAAAAAGTTCATATTAGCCTTTGTGATTTCTGCTTTAATTCCCCAAACTATTTTGGGGATTATTCTTTTTTTAAACCTCAGAGCAATTGCTTTGGAAAATGCTATCAAAGACACAAGGAAAAATGTTGAGGATGTAAAAATCAAACTTATGGATATTGTACAGAATGCTGTTGATATTTCTAATAAATTATATCTTGATAAAAAACTTCTGAATATACTTTCAACAGAGTACGAAGATATATCCAAAATATACGATGATTATATTTCATATACAGAGCTTTCCAATCTCATGTCTATTTACAACAAAAATATTCATGCAATAAAAATTTATGCCTTTAATCCCACATTGCTTGATACAGGCGAAATTGTAAAGGTTGACGATTATACAAAAAATCAAGAATGGTTTAAAGAAGCCATAAAAGGCGATGGGAAGATTTTATGGGAGCTTGTGTTTGACAATAATCCATTTCGGCCGCAGTATTATTTTAGCTTGATAAGGCTTATAAAAAACTCTTATGGTGAAAGAATAGGTGTAATGGTAATTTACATAAAAAAAGAAAAGCTCGAGGAAGTGTTGTCATTGCACTTAAACACATTAGTTATTACCGACAAAGGAATAATTGTTGCTGCAAAAGACAAAGATCTTGTTGGTAAGAAACTGAATTTTAATTTTTCCTCTCAGGATGGCAAACTTATTGAGAATGTCAATATTGATGGTCAAAGAACAATGGCAATTTTAGGTACAATTAGTGCAAGTGAAAGCGGAAGTAGCTTTCTCAAAGTCATTTCCTTTTTCTCGAAGAAAGAGATATTTAAAAGGGTCAACAAAATAACTTTTATAACGTTTGTGCTTATACTTGTTAATTCTTTAGTATCACTTCTTCTTATGCTCTTATTCTCTAAACTGATAACTGACAGAATTGCAATCTTGAACAAAAAAGTGAATGAAATTTCGCATGGCAATTTGGATGCACAGATAAATATTTTAGGCAATGATGAGATTGGACAGCTCACAGAGAATATAAAAACAATGGCTAAAAATATCAAAAACCTGATTGACCAGGTGTATCTGGCAGAGGTACAAAAACAACAAATAATTGCTAAACAAAGAGAAATCCAGTTTGAGATGCTTTGTAGTCAAATAAATCCTCATTTTTTATTCAATACTCTTGAGGCTATCAGGATGAAGGCTTTTTGTACAGGTCAGTATGAAATAGCTCAAGTTGTTTATTTGCTGAGTAATTTGCTCAGGAAAAGTATAGAGATGACAATAGATTTAATAACTTTGGAAAAAGAAATTGAGATTGTTAAGGAATTTTTAGAGATTCAAAAGTTTCGATTTGGAAATAAGATAGATTACAAAATTGAAGTTCAAGATGACCTTCTTTCATCAAAAGTACTTCCGTTTATTATCCAACCACTTGTGGAAAATTCAATTAGGCATGGTATTGAACCAATGATAGGAAAAGGGACCATTGAAATTAAGGTATTTGAAAAAGATGGAACAATAAAGATAATTGTTACAGACAATGGTGCTGGAATGCCTAAGGAAAAGCTTGAGGAGGTCTTACAGTCGTTAGATAGCAAAGACAAAAGTCATGTGGGACTGAAAAATGTTTATCATAGACTAAAACTATTTTATGGGGAAGAGGCAAAAATTTTTATAAATAGTGAACTTGGGAAAGGCACGAGCGTGGAAATTCAAATTCCAAAGAGGTGAAGAGGTTTTGCTAAAGGCGATTTTGATTGACGATGAGCCTATCATATTAGAAGGTCTTCAAAAAATTATTGATTGGAAAGCCTTGGGATTTGAGATTGTTGCCACTGCTCAAGATGGGATAGAAGGATTAGAAAAGATAAAGAAATTTAAACCTGAAGTTGCTTTGGTTGATATTAGGATACCTGGAATAGATGGGCTTACGCTAATAAACAAGTTAAAAGAGGAAGGAGTGAATACCAAAATTATAATCCTTTCAGGGTATTCTGAATTTGAATATGCAAAAGAAGCAATTGAACTTGGTGTTGAAAGTTATTTGCTAAAGCCTGTTGACCCGTATTTACTCCAGCAGAAGTTAGAGAAAGTAAAACAAAAAATCAGTCAAGAAGTTGAAATGCAAAAAATAATGCGTACAACTCAAGAAATTGGTTTGGAAAAAGTAATAGAAAAGCTTTTGTTGGGGACATTTGATGACCATGAAATAGATTATGTCAGTAGTTTTTATGGACTTTCACTGCCATGGAAGAAATATCAGGTTGCAATAGTAACGTTTTGCGGCAGAGATAATCAAAAGGTTATAGAGAATAAGGTATTTCAATTAAAAAGAGAGGTAGATTTGTTTTTAAAAAGAAATTGTTGTGGATATTCTACAATTATTAATCATGATATATGTATTCTCTTCAAAGATTTTTGGTATCCATTCAATAGCAAAAGTATTAACATGTTAAAGGAAAACTTGGTAAGAGTAGTTGGTAATCAAGTGGTAATTTCAATTGGCAGTGAGGTAGATAACTACGCTCTTATCAAAGAGTCGCTTAATGAAGCAATTGAATTACTTGAAAAGCGGTTTTTGTTAGGATACAAAGGAATTATTTACATAGGAGAGTATCAGGAAAGCAAAGAAAGTAAGAAGGTCAAGTTTGATGATAAAGAGTATGCTGAAAAATTGGCAATGGCTATTGCACTAAATGGGTTTGATAGTATTAATCAGATAATTGAAGAGAAGAGTGAACAACTTTTATATAGCGATATGTCTGAAGAGGATATAAAGATAAATTTTTCAAACTTTTATATTGAGACATTATATAAATTATCACAAAATGAGTTGTACAAACCTCTTGTTGAAAAATATCTTAGCCAAGAGGTTTTAAAAAGTTTTTATATTCAGCCTACTTTGACAGAATTAAAAGGTTTGATAAAATTCTACTTTGTATCTCTTGCAGATGAGATTAATAAAGTTAACCCTGATAGCTTAAAACAAAAAATTGCTGACTTTATAGAGAAAAACTATTTTGCGGATATAAAATTAGATACAATTGCCAATGCTTTTGGATACAATAGCTCTTATTTTAGTAAACTCTTTAAAAAGATATTTGGAGAGAACTTCACTGTATATTTAGATAGAATACGAGTAGAAAAGGCAAAAGTCTTTTTAAAAGAAGGATGTAAGGTATCTGAAACGTGTAAAAAAGTTGGCTTTGAAGATGTTGATTATTTTTGTTCAAAATTCAAAAAATATGTAGGGCTTTCACCAAAGGAGTATAAAGAAAAACAAAAAAATTGATAAATATATCAGAAAAGAAGCTACAAAAATGGCTTCTTTTTTTGTTTTTTTAATGTCTAAACTGTAGGGTATAAGATGTCAAAAAAATAGGGTATTGTGATTTTATTTTTCTTTTTAAAATCATTTATGTCTGAACAGTGGGTTATAGAGTAAAGTTGGAGGTCTTAAAATGAACAGTGCAAAACTTTCAAAAAAACTGTGGCGGCAAAGATATCTAATTCTAATGATTTTTCCTTTTATCATATGGCTTATTATTTTTAGGTATGTCCCACTATGGGGTTGGATTATGGCCTTTCAAGATTATAAGCCTGGTAGACCTATTTGGAATCAAGAATGGGTTGGATTTAAATGGTTTGTTGAGATGTTTCAGGACCCTGACTTTTATAAAGCTATGAGAAATACATTAATAATGAGTTTTATGGGGTTGGTATTTGGCTTTCCACTACCGATAATCTTAGCTTTGCTTTTAAATGAAATAAAAAATATAGCATTTAAAAGAACGGTTCAGACAATCTCATATCTTCCACACTTTGTTTCGTGGGTTGTTGTGGCAAGTTTAGTAAGCGAAATTCTATCGCCAAGTGGTGTGATAAATCAAATTTTACAAAAGCTTCATCTCACAAACTACCCAATTATGTTCATGGCAGAACCTCGTTATTTTTGGTGGATAGTCACATTTTCTGATATTTGGAAAGAACTCGGATGGAACACAATTATATACTTGGCAGCAATCACTTCAATAAATCCTGAACTGTATGAAGCTGCAACAGTTGATGGTGCGGGAAGATTCAGAAAGATGATAAGCATAACTCTTCCGGGGATAATGCCGACAGTTATAGTTCTATTGATTTTGAGCATAGGAAACATAATAAACATAGGTTTCGAAAAGCAATTTCTTTTAAGAACTGCGGCAACAAGAGATGTTGCTGATGTCATCGACCTTTATATACTTACATATGGTATCGGCACAGGCAGATACTCATTTGGAACAGCTGCAGGTGTTTTCAAGTCAGTTGTGAGCTTGGTTCTACTTGTTTTTGCTAATTGGTTTTCTAAAAAGACAACTGGCTATCGCATGATGTAAAAAAGAAAGCTTGATTCAAGGGGGCATTTTAAAGTGAAAAAGAAAACAGCTGGGGATTTGGTCTTTGAAGTATTTAATTACACACTGATGGTAATTTTGGCTGTGGTCACCCTCTATCCTTTTTTACACGTTTTAGCTGTATCACTTAATGATCCTTATGATACAGTGAAAGGTGGAATTACGATATTTCCACGAAAGTTTACGTTGATAAATTATATAGAAACATTAAACTATCCTCAAATTCCGTGGGCTGTGTTGATAACTGTGCTGAGAACTGTTATTGGCACTGCAGTAGGTGTTTTGTCAACTGCTATGGTTGCTTATGTTATAAACAGGAAGGATTTTATTGCAAGAAAACCAGTTGCTATAATGTTTATTATTACTATGTATGTAGGTGGAGGCTTGATTCCTGATTACATGTTGGTAAGAGGGCTTGGACTTATGAATAACTTTTTGGTGTATATTCTTCCCGGTCTTATAAGTCCTTTTAATGTTATTGTTATAAAGTCGTATATGGAAGGGATTCCGCCCGATTTGGAAGAATCAGCAATGATAGATGGTGCAAATGACTTTTTGATATTTTGGAAAATAATTTTGCCACTTTGTGCTCCTGTTATTGCAACAATTAGTTTGTTTATTGCAGTTGGACATTGGAACTCTTGGTTTGATACATATCTCTATTGCTCAAGTGAACCAAAGCTTACCACCTTGCAGTATGAGCTTCAGAAGATTCTGTCTAATGCAACTGCATCTTCTCAAGTAGATTATTATAGTAATCTTGATCCTAACAGGACCATGAAAGTCACACCACATTCATTGAGAATGGCAATGACAATAATTGTAACGCTTCCCATATTGCTTGTGTATCCATTTATTCAGAGATATTTTATACATGGTATGACAATTGGTGCAGTAAAAAGCTAAATGTCAAAAAAGTTGTTAGAATTTTGGTTTTAAGCTGGTTACTCCAGCTTAAAATAAACTAAAAACATAAAAAAGGGGAGGTTTCGAAAAACTATGAGAATCTCAAAAAGATTTTTTGCAGTTATTTCGGTAGTTGTTATAATTAGCTTTGTCTTAGGTATTTGTTTAGTTGGTAATGCTGGGAGTTCAAAGCTTGTGAAGCCTCTCAAGCCAACACCCGAAGCAAAAAAGCCAATTACCCTCACTATGTACAGTGCTGAAACAAACCCAAATGATGATGGATTTAAGTCACCAGTTGCACAGAAGATAAAAGAACTTACAGGTGTTACATTAAAAATTGAGTATGCAATAGCTGCAGGTGCGGGACAACAAAAACTTCAACTTATGGCTGCAAGTGGTGATTATCCAGATCTGGTATATGCAAAAGGAGACTTGCAACTTCTTAAAAATGCTGGCGGTATTGTACAATTGGATAGTTTAATTGAAAAATACGGTCCTAATATCAAAAAAGCATATGGCAAAAACCTCAAGAGATTAAGATGGAGCCCACAAGATCCACACATTTACTGTTTGGGAATTACAACAGACAATGACGCAACTTTAGATGTTAATGGCGGTTTTATGATTCAGCACAGAGTAGTAATTGAACAAAATTACCCAAGAATAAGAACAATAAAAGACTTTGAAAATGCAATAGTCAAGTACTGGAAAAAACATCCTACTACAGATGGACTTCCAACAATTCCGCTCACACTTTCTGCTGATGACTGGCGAACTGTTATATCGGTTACAAATCCAGCTTTTCAGGCAACAGGCGCACCAGATGATGGAGAGTTTTATGTTGATCCAAAAACTTTGAAAGTAATAAGACATTATAAACGTCCAATTGAAAAAGAATATTTCAAATGGTTAAATCACTTATGGAACGCAGGAATCCTTGATAGAGAGACATTTGTCCAGAAAGACGACCAATATAAAGCTAAAATAGCATCTGGAAGAGTCCTTGCTTTAATTGATGCAGGCTGGGCGGTAGGTGAACCAATTACAGCTCTCAAAAAGGCAGGTAAATATGAATACACATACGGTTATTATCCTGTTACAGTTAATGAAAAAATAAAACAATGTCCACCTGATGTAAAAGTTGGATATACAGGCGGTTGGGGCATTGCTATAACAGTAAAGTGCAAAGATAAAGTAAGAGCAATCAAATTCCTTGACTGGATGTGCACAGAAGATGCTAATATCCTTAGACAGTGGGGTATTGAAGGTGTTCATCACACATATGTAAAGGGCAAGAGGGTATTTTTGCCAAAGATTGACCAGATGAGAAAAACAGATCCAACATTTTCTAAGAAGACTGGTATAGGTGCATATGTTTATCCATTCCCAAGACTGCCCAATACGTATATTGATTCGACAGGCAATCCAATTGCGCCTGACACAAGAAAAGAAGATATAAGAAAGAACTATAGTGATGTTGAGAAGAAAGTATTGTCAGCATATAAGGCAGAAATTTGGAAAGATTTGTTCCCAAAAGCTAATGAGTATCCTGAAAAGACATGGGGTTATTTATGGATGATATCCATTGACGATCCGAATATCAAGACTATTAACGATAAGATTTGGAATTATACACTATCAACAATTCCAAAGGTTGTTATGGCAAAAGAAAAGGATTTTGATAAGGTATGGAACGATTTTCTGGCTGGGTTTGAGAAACTTGGCAATAGCAAGGTTGAAGAGTATTACACAAAGAGAATCAAGCAAAATATTGAACTGTGGACAAAATAATTAAATTGATGTTATTTTAAAAATTGTGGATTGTGAAAGGGGCTGTCTGAAGATGGGGCAGCCCTTTTATTTTGTCATAATTTGTAGTATAAAATAATTAATATTCTCTTCTTAAATTGAGGGATTTGAGAATGTTAGAGGATGTACTAAAAATTATCTTTGCGATCTTAGCAGGTGGGCTTATTGGTATTGAGAGAGAAAATGTTCACAGACCGGCAGGTTTTAGAACTCATATTTTAGTCTGTGTGGGCTCTACTCTTGTGATGATGACATCACAGTATATTTTCAATGTATACTACAAGGGCCACGCAAACATAGATGTTGCGAGGCTTGGTGCTCAAGTTATCTCGGGTATTGGTTTTTTGGGTGCAGGGACAATTATAAAAGATGGTGCGACTGTAAAGGGTTTGACAACTGCTGCAACTTTGTGGGCTGTTGCGTGTATTGGTCTTGCAATTGGAATCGGGTATTACAAAGGAGCTTTTTTGGCAACTGCAGCAGTGTATCTTACTTTGATTCTATTAAAAAAGTTTGAAGTAAGATTTGTTTCAAAAGGAATTTTGAGGACAATTATTGTTGAGGGTCACAATCTAAGAAGTTCTATTCAAAAGATAGATTCAATTTTGACTTCACACTCAGTAACTATAAAGGATATTAAATTTATGCATGAAGAGTCTGAAAAAGTGTTTTATAAAGCTTTAGTTCTACCAGATAGCAATATAAACCAGCTTATTACGGATTTATATTTGGTTGAAGGTGTGAGCCGCGTAACTTTTGAATAAAAAATACTTTTAAAAAAATTGTAGTGTGGTATAATTATCATTCAGAAAATTAAAAAATATAATGGATGGAGGCAGGGCAGAATAAGGTGACAAAGGAGGACCAGAGCAAAACACCCCTTTTTGATGCTGTAAAAAGACACATTGAGAAAAACATCATCCCATTTCATGTGCCAGGTCACAAGTATGGCAGAGGATTGAAGGAGTTTACCGATTTTGTTGGACAGAACGTCATGCTAATGGACCTAAATGGTATGGAAGATTTGGACAATGCAAACAATCCGATTGGAGTTATCTACGAGGCTGAAAAGCTTTTTGCAAGTGCATTTGGTGCTCAATATGCATACTTTTTGGTAAACGGTACAACATCTGGTGTCCAGACAATGATAATGTCGGCATGCGAACCTGGGGATGAGATAATACTGCCTCGAAATGCGCACAAGAGCGCGTTTGGCGGAATAATCTTGAGCGGGGCAATTCCAGTGTATGTACAGCCAGAGGTAAATGAAGAGCTTGGGATTACAATGGGCGTGACAATTGAGAATGTGAAAAAAGCTATCTTAAAACATCCTCATGCAAAAGCTGTATTTGTTATTAATCCAACATACTATGGTATAGCGAGTGATTTAAAGTCTATAACTCGAACTGCACACAAATTTGGCATGGCAGTTTTAGTTGATGAGGCACATGGTGCTCATATGGGCTTTCACAACGATTTTCCACTGACTGCCATGGAAGTTGGTGCTGATATGAGTGCTGTGTCAACACACAAGACAGGTGGGTCACTTACTCAAAGTTCTGTACTTCTTTTGCGAGGTCACAGGATTCAACCAGAGACAGTAAAACAGGTTTTAAACCTGACAATGACAACAAGCTCGTCATACATTCTGATGTGTTCAATTGACGTTGCACGAAAACAGCTTGCTATGTATGGTGAAGAGATGTTAGAAGAGACTTTGAGACTTGCCAGAATGGCAAGGGAAGAGATAAACAAGATTGAAGGACTTTATGCATTTGGAAAAGAGCTGATTGGAACACCTGGCGTATATGATTTTGACGAAACAAAACTTGGAATCAACGTTCGAAGGCTTGGTATCACTGGTTATGAAGCAGAGAGAATCCTGAGAGATGAGTACAACATCCAGATAGAGATGTCTGACCTTTACAATATTTTGGCAATAATCTCGTTGGGTGACACACAAGAGAGTGTAGAAAAGCTAATTGAAGCACTTAGAGATATGGCAAAGAAGCTTGGTGTAAAAGATGTAAAGACTCCAACAATAGTGCTTCACTCACCACAGGTTATTGTTTCGCCACGTGATGCTTTTTATAGCTCAAAGAAGGTTGTTGAGCTTGACAATGCAGTCGGTGAGATTTCTGGCGAGATGGTCATGGCGTATCCACCTGGAATACCACTTATTTTGCCTGGTGAGAGAATAACAAAAGACCTTGTTGACTATATTAAACTCCTGAAAGAAGAGGACTGTCAGCTTCAAGGTACTGCTGACCCGTATGTCAATACAATTAGAGTTTTAGGTACCGCTGATTGAGAAAAGTCAAGTGAGTAAGTGACTTTTAAAATTCATTCAAGAGAGAGTGTTGATAAATTGCTTAGTCCTTTAGTATATGCTTATATCGGTGATGCAGTGTATGAATTATATGTAAGAAATAAAGTGATATCCGAAAATCCTGATTTGACTCCTTATCATTATTATTTGAAAACTACTAAGTATGTAAGAGCTTCAAGTCAAGCAATAGCCATAAAAAAGTTGTATGAAATGCTTGATGAAAGTGAAAAGAGAATTGTGAAAAGAGGTAGAAACGCAAAGAGTAAAACTGTTCCTAAGAATGCAAAGTTAAGTGATTATAAATATGCTACGGCACTTGAAACATTGATTGGTTATTTGTATTTAGAAAACAATACTGAAAGATTAGAGTATATTCTTTCTCAAGTATATGAAATAATAACACAAGAGCAACAAATAGGAGAAAATAACTAATTTTGCTATTAGTCTTGGAGGAGTTGATAAAAAATGATCGGCGGGTTAATAGTTCTGCTTTTGATTATTTTATTTTTGCCTTTTTTTGTTAAGGCAGTAGAACATAATTTAGAGTATTTTTTGTTCATAATGGGTATTATAGGTGTTATTATTTCAAAGCAAATGAGCTTAGATTTATTTGAACATATTCTTAAAAATCATTTGCTTTATTATATAACTTTTGCTGTTTTAATAGCGGGGATGTTGTTTTTCTTCTTTAGAAATAGAATAAACACAATGATAGAATTACTAACTCATAGAATTTCAATCCAGTTTTTTGTGTTTGTTGTAATTGTTATTTTGGGATTAAGTTCAAGTTTTATTACTGCCATAATTGCGTCACTTTTATTAACCGAAATAATGCATCACATGCCACTTGACAGAAACACCAAGGTAAAGGCTATTGTATTGGCGTGCTTTGCAATTGGATTTG
This Caldicellulosiruptor changbaiensis DNA region includes the following protein-coding sequences:
- a CDS encoding AraC family transcriptional regulator; the encoded protein is MDERLRLKEKVQHGSAVFPINVYEKIFVHENNTLLPHWHDEFEIVYLEKGTASFRVDGKEYFLGPKQFLFVNCGSIHGGKAEDNPEPYAIVFNLSMLFSEGPDICKSKYLQSVSERKLLVQNSFEDEHTRELISNIITVWKEKPKGYELLVKGYLFVIFYYLFNKRYVTANSTDRELDLKLEKIKSALDFINSNYSSDIDIDLLAKLANLSKFYFCRLFKEITHLTPVDYINKFRVEKAIELIKNTNMSISEIAFEVGFNNVSYFIKVFKEYVGVTPFRYKKNILC
- the yicI gene encoding alpha-xylosidase, producing the protein MKFTEGLWRVKDGVKLYHPAHVYDYEISKDSVIVFAPAHFITNRGQTLQGPVFTIRFSSPFKDVIRVQIWHYKGQKSKKPYFEFYKEEGYCPCIEDFSDNIVITSGKLRAVINKKDEWKVEYYYEDKYLTKNGYKYLGYAIMADNNTYMREQLSLSVGECVYGLGERFTPFVKNGQVVDMWNEDGGTISELAYKNIPFYITNRGYGVFVNDPGRVSFEVATENVERVQFSVEGEYLEYFIIGGSSMKNVLENYTKLTGRPQLPPAWSFGLWLTTSFTTNYDEKTVTSFIDGMIQKDIPLHVFHFDCFWMKDMHWVDFEWDKRVFPDPKNMLERLKEKGVKICIWINPYVSQFSKLFDEGKEKGYFLKKPNGDVWQTDDWQPGMAIVDFTNPEACRWYSDKLKELIEMGVDCFKTDFGERIPTDVVYFDGSDPQKMHNYYTYLYNKTVYETLQETFGKGNAVVFARSATAGSQKFPVHWGGDCLASYESMAETLRGGLSLSLCGFGFWSHDIGGFESTATPDLYKRWVAFGLLSSHSRLHGNSAYKVPWLYDEEAVDVLRFFTKLKCKLMPYIFSAAVEAVEKGIPVLRPMVLEFPDDPACEYLDRQYMLGSSLLVAPIFSPDGEVQYYVPEGVWTNILTGEKIVGGRWRKEKHDYFSLPLLARPNSIIPIGSCDTKSDYDYAQNVTLNVYELEDGKTASVTVKNTNGETELELEVIREKDNISINVLKDTQKPWKFIFHGLNLKSQFNALVSKKEDGCEVVLESADKKALLSVEKTEL
- a CDS encoding sensor histidine kinase codes for the protein MKLFFTNLKIKKKFILAFVISALIPQTILGIILFLNLRAIALENAIKDTRKNVEDVKIKLMDIVQNAVDISNKLYLDKKLLNILSTEYEDISKIYDDYISYTELSNLMSIYNKNIHAIKIYAFNPTLLDTGEIVKVDDYTKNQEWFKEAIKGDGKILWELVFDNNPFRPQYYFSLIRLIKNSYGERIGVMVIYIKKEKLEEVLSLHLNTLVITDKGIIVAAKDKDLVGKKLNFNFSSQDGKLIENVNIDGQRTMAILGTISASESGSSFLKVISFFSKKEIFKRVNKITFITFVLILVNSLVSLLLMLLFSKLITDRIAILNKKVNEISHGNLDAQINILGNDEIGQLTENIKTMAKNIKNLIDQVYLAEVQKQQIIAKQREIQFEMLCSQINPHFLFNTLEAIRMKAFCTGQYEIAQVVYLLSNLLRKSIEMTIDLITLEKEIEIVKEFLEIQKFRFGNKIDYKIEVQDDLLSSKVLPFIIQPLVENSIRHGIEPMIGKGTIEIKVFEKDGTIKIIVTDNGAGMPKEKLEEVLQSLDSKDKSHVGLKNVYHRLKLFYGEEAKIFINSELGKGTSVEIQIPKR
- a CDS encoding response regulator transcription factor, whose product is MGKARAWKFKFQRGEEVLLKAILIDDEPIILEGLQKIIDWKALGFEIVATAQDGIEGLEKIKKFKPEVALVDIRIPGIDGLTLINKLKEEGVNTKIIILSGYSEFEYAKEAIELGVESYLLKPVDPYLLQQKLEKVKQKISQEVEMQKIMRTTQEIGLEKVIEKLLLGTFDDHEIDYVSSFYGLSLPWKKYQVAIVTFCGRDNQKVIENKVFQLKREVDLFLKRNCCGYSTIINHDICILFKDFWYPFNSKSINMLKENLVRVVGNQVVISIGSEVDNYALIKESLNEAIELLEKRFLLGYKGIIYIGEYQESKESKKVKFDDKEYAEKLAMAIALNGFDSINQIIEEKSEQLLYSDMSEEDIKINFSNFYIETLYKLSQNELYKPLVEKYLSQEVLKSFYIQPTLTELKGLIKFYFVSLADEINKVNPDSLKQKIADFIEKNYFADIKLDTIANAFGYNSSYFSKLFKKIFGENFTVYLDRIRVEKAKVFLKEGCKVSETCKKVGFEDVDYFCSKFKKYVGLSPKEYKEKQKN